One genomic segment of Gossypium arboreum isolate Shixiya-1 chromosome 3, ASM2569848v2, whole genome shotgun sequence includes these proteins:
- the LOC108486650 gene encoding probable protein phosphatase 2C 15: MASGAGRRRGHELVPLAALISREMKNEKMEKPSVRYGHAAQSRKGEDYFLVKTDCQRVPGNPSSTFSVFAIFDGHNGNAAAIFTREHLLSHILSAVPRGLGREEWFQALPRALVAGFVKTDKEFQSRGETSGTTATFVIIDAWTVTVASVGDSRCILDTQGGGISTLTVDHRLEENVEERERVTASGGEVGRLSIAGGAEIGPLRCWPGGLCLSRSIGDMDVGEFIVPIPYVKQVKLSNAGGRLIIASDGIWDALSSEMAAKSCRGLPAELAARQVVKEALRTRGLKDDTTCIVVDIIPPENSPPPSPLPKKPNKLRSFLFRKSSRDSANKLSKKLSAVGIVEELFEEGSAMLAERLGNDEGAGQTTSGIFTCGVCQVDLAPSEGISVHAGSIFSTSSKPWQGPFLCAACRNKKDAMEGKRPSGVKVA, from the exons ATGGCATCTGGAGCAGGCAGGCGTCGTGGTCATGAACTGGTGCCTCTGGCAGCATTAATAAGCAGAGAGATGAAGAATGAGAAGATGGAGAAGCCAAGTGTGAGATACGGTCATGCCGCTCAATCTAGGAAAGGAGAAGATTATTTCTTGGTTAAAACGGATTGTCAACGAGTGCCTGGCAATCCTTCATCTACCTTCTCTGTTTTCGCG ATCTTTGATGGGCACAACGGTAATGCTGCAGCAATTTTTACTAGGGAGCACCTTTTGAGTCATATATTGAGTGCTGTTCCTCGTGGCCTTGGGCGGGAGGAGTGGTTTCAAGCTTTACCTCGAGCATTAGTTGCCGGATTTGTGAAGACCGACAAGGAATTTCAGAGTAGAG GTGAAACATCGGGTACTACTGCTACATTTGTAATAATTGATGCATGGACAGTGACTGTTGCTTCTGTTGGGGATTCTCGTTGCATTTTAGATACTCAGGGTGGTGGAATCTCTACCTTAACCGTTGATCACAGACTTGAAGAGAATGTGGAAGA GAGGGAACGCGTCACTGCTAGTGGGGGTGAAGTTGGGAGGCTTAGCATTGCTGGTGGTGCCGAG ATTGGTCCTCTCCGATGTTGGCCAGGAGGTTTATGCCTGTCTAGGTCAATAGGAGATATGGATGTTGGAGAGTTTATAGTTCCCATACCTTATGTAAAGCAAGTAAAG CTGTCAAACGCTGGTGGGAGGCTTATAATTGCTTCGGATGGTATTTGGGATGCCCTATCATCAGAAATGGCTGCAAAATCTTGCCGTGGATTGCCAGCTGAACTTGCTGCTAGACAAGTTGTTAAG GAAGCATTAAGGACACGAGGGTTAAAGGATGACACAACCTGCATTGTTGTCGACATAATTCCTCCTGAGAATTCACCACCGCCTTCTCCTCTTCCCAAAAAGCCTAACAAACTGAGATCTTTCTTATTCAGGAAGAGCTCTCGTGATTCTGCCAATAAACTATCAAAGAAGCTTTCAGCTGTTGGTATAGTTGAAGAGCTGTTTGAAGAAGGCTCAGCAATGCTTGCCGAAAG ACTAGGAAATGATGAGGGTGCAGGGCAAACAACATCTGGGATATTCACATGTGGTGTATGCCAAGTCGACCTAGCTCCAAGTGAAGGCATCTCAGTTCATGCAGGTTCCATATTCTCGACCAGCTCAAAGCCCTGGCAAGGGCCCTTCCTTTGTGCTGCTTGCCGTAATAAAAAGGATGCCATGGAAGGAAAACGTCCCAGTGGAGTAAAAGTGGCTTAG